The Maridesulfovibrio sp. genomic sequence GCTTACAGCCCGCTGCGCCGCGAAGTGGCCAAGCAGGCTCTTGAGCGTTTGATCCACGATGGACGTATCCATCCCGCTCGCATTGAAGACATCGTCAACAAAGTTGAGCAGGAAATGGACGTCAAGCTGCGTGAAATCGGTGAACAGGCAACCTTTGATGTGGGCGTACACGGTATCCATCCCGAAATCGTCAAGCTTATCGGTCAGCTGCAGTACCGCACCAGTTTTTCCCAGAATGTTCTCCAGCATTCACTTGAAGTGGCTTTCCTCTGTGGGATCATGGCCGCTGAGCTGGGTATGGATGAGAAAATCGCCAAACGTGCAGGTTTGCTGCATGATATTGGTAAGGCTGTGGACCACGAAATTGAAGGCCCGCATGCCGTTATTGGTGCCGACCTTGCCAAAAAGCATGGCGAATCCAAAGAGATCATCCATGCCATTCAGGCTCACCACGAAGATATTCCGCCTAAATCCGTACTTGCAACCCTCGTACAGGCTGCGGACTCCTTGTCCGGTGCCCGTCCCGGTGCTCGTAAGGAACTGTTGGAAAACTACGTCAAGCGTCTTGAAGAGCTTGAGAACGTTGCTACCGGTTTTGACGGTGTTGCTAAAGCATACGCCATTCAGGCCGGTCGTGAGATCAGGGTTATGGTCGATGCTGAGAAAGTCTCTGACGATAACACCCATATGCTCTGTAAGGACATCGCCACCAAGATTGAAAACAACATGACCTATCCGGGGCAGATTCGCGTGACCGTTATTCGCGAACGGCGTTCGGTGGGCTATGCAAAGTAAATAACTTCCTGAAGGGCCCGGTTTACCGGGCCTTTTCTTTATCGTCGATGCGCTTTGCGTTTTTTTAGAATGAAAGATGCCTCCGGCGGCTCTCCGAGGTCGCTTTCCAGCGGGACCAAAGGAACAAGTCCCTTTGGAATCCCGATTGGGTTTAAGCTGTCTGTTGTTTTTAGTTTGTACCTTGATCCGGTTAAGTCTTTTATAAATTATGATTAATCCCATGCGTATTCTTTTTCTCGGTGACATATTCGGGCGTCCCGGCCGTAAGGGGATTGCCGCCAAAATTAAGACTCTACGTGAAGAGTTGAACCTTGATCTGATCATTGCCAATGGAGAAAATGCATCACAGGGAATCGGGCTTTCCATAAAAAATGCGCAGCAGCTTCTGGATTGCGGTATTGATCTGCTCACGTCCGGGAACCATATCTGGAAGTTCAGCAATATTTATTCTTTTTTAAAGACCAGCGATAAGCTTATTCGTCCGGCTAACCTGCCGGAAGGTACACGCGGAAGGGGCTGGACATCTTTTAAAGTCCATGATGAAGTGCCCGTTGCGGTAATCAATATGCAGGGTCGTGTTTTCATGGATCCGGCAGAATGTCCGTTTCATACCGCAGATAAAATTTTAGAGGAACTCGATCCGGAGATTAAAATTATCCTGGTGGATTTTCATGCCGAGGCCACTTCAGAGAAGCAGAGCCTTGGCCGTTACCTTGACGGGCGGGTCAGCGCAGTATTGGGGACTCATACCCATGTACAAACGAATGATGCCCGTGTTTTTGAAAAAGGAACCGGATATATAACCGATGCCGGCATGTGCGGTCCCATTGAATCCTGTCTGGGCTTAAGCCCCAATCCGGTAATCAAAAGGTTTGTGACCGGATTGCCCCAGAAATGGAAAGTTGCAGGCGGCCCCATCGAATTGCAGGGCGTGCTGCTCGAAATTGACGAAGAAACAGGCCGGACTGTCTCAATTGAGACATACAACTCAGGCCGTATGAGCGTATAAGAAAAATTTCATAAAATTATTGCCTATCGTTGACCTTACCCAGCGAAGCTTAATAAAAGTTTTTGGGATTCTTAAACCCTTTTTTCAAAAAGGGTTTACGGCCCCCGGCAGGGTTGCCGAAGGCATGCCTAATGCAGGCAAATAAATACATTCTAAAGAGGTTTAACCAAATGAACATTTATGACGAACTAAAGTGGCGAGGGCTGATCAATCAGGTATCTGACGAAGAGAAGGTACGCGAGTATCTGGATACTCCCGGTCAGTGCATGTATTGTGGCTTCGACCCCACTGCCGACAGCCTGCATATCGGTAACCTTGTTCCTCTGCTGTGTCTTGTGCGTATGAAACGTGCCGGCCACAATCCCTTGTTTCTGCTTGGAGGCGCAACCGGACGTGTCGGTGATCCCAGCGGAAAGGATAAGGAAAGAGAGTTTTCCTCCATTGAAAAAATTGAATCTCAGGCTGCGAATATTCAGGCCCAGATTGAGGCTTTCTGCGAGCGTAACACCGGTGAGAAAGCAGAAGTTGTAAACAACTACGACTGGACCAAAGATATTTCATATCTTGAAATGCTGCGTGATGTCGGCAAGCATTTCACTATTAACTGGATGATGGCCAAAGAATCCGTGAAGGGTCGTTTCGGCCGTGATGATGTAGGCATTTCCTACACCGAATTCAGTTACATGATTCTGCAGGGCTACGACTTTTATCACCTGTTCAAGGAAAAAGGTTGTCAGCTCCAGATTGGTGGAGGGGACCAGTGGGGTAACATCACCGCAGGTTGTGAATTGATCCGCCGTAAGGCTCAGGGTGAAGGTTATGCTGTGACTTTCCCGCTGATCACCACCGCATCCGGTCAGAAGTTCGGTAAGAGTGAAGGCAATGCCGTTTACCTGAACCCTGAAATGACTTCTCCGTACACATTTTATCAGTTTTGGGTCAACACCGATGACCGTGATGTGATCAATTTCCTCAAGTATTTCACTTTCCTTTCCAAGGAAGAGATTGATGAAATTGCCAAAGAGCACGAGGAAGCACCACATATGCGTTCCGCCCATAAACGCCTTGCCGAAGAAACCACCATTATGATCCACGGCAGGGAAGAGCTTGAAAAAGTTCAGGCTGCAACAGCAGCGCTGTTCGGCAAGGGCGACATTAAGTCTGTAGATGCCGCAACCCTGCGCGGGGCCATGGAAGCAGCTCCCGGTGTTGAATACGTCAAGGACGAGCTGCCCGACCTGCCTCAGATTCTGCTTGATCTGGGCATGGTTAAATCCAAAGGTCAGGCCCGCAAGGACATCAAGGGCGGCGGCCTGTATATCAACAATGAGCGCGTTGCCGAGTTCGATTACGTTCCCGGTGATGATGACTTCATTGGCGGTGAATGTATGCTCATCCGTAAAGGCAAAAAGAACTACGGCCTTGTTACTTTGAAATAATGATGCCTCCGGCGGCTCTTCGGGGACCAAAGAAACTTTTGGTTGGCCTTTGCCGCTGGCGTGGCGAGATTAGCGAGGCACATAACACCGCACTATTTGTCCAAAATAGTGCGGTGTTCTTTATTGCGGTTTTCCGCTAACGTAGCGAAGCTCACTAAAAGGTTTTGAAATGGGGAGTCCAGAGGGCAAAATTTTGTAAAAAGTATTGCCCCCATGGACAACGGAGGCAAACTGAAATGCGTTTATTCTTTATATTTATGTCCTTCATATTTGGTGCGCTTGCGCCTACGCAGGCCGGGGTGAACCTCAGGCTGAAGGGCTTCGTGGGCGATCCTGTTCTGGCGGCCATAGTCTCTTTTTCCGTCGGGACGCTGAGTCTGCTTGCTTATGCGTATTTTGCCAGAGTTCCGCTCCCGGAAGGTTCTGCCGTGCTCAAAGGGCCTTGGTGGATGTGGACCGGCGGGCTGATGGGCGCGTTCTTTGTGGCTGCGGCGATTATTGTGGCTCCGGTGCTGGGCGCGGGAACCATGATGTGCTGGATGGTGGCCGGGCAGATGCTTGCCTCCGTTCTGCTGGACCACTATGGCCTCATAGGGTATGCCGTGCGGGAGGCTACGCCTGCGCGTATGGTCGGGGCATTCTTGATTGTTATCGGCGCAGTGCTGGTTGAGAAGTTTTAGCGATTTCTTATCTGGACAAAAGAAGAAGTGTTCAGCTGAAATTAATGTTTGCCGGAAAGAACGAGCAAAAGATTAAGGAGTAGGGTGTGAAAGATATTCTTTTAAAATATTTGAATAAATTGCTGGATAATACGGCTCTGGTTTGTCGAATGGTCAAAATTGAGCATTCCATTTTTGCCTTGCCCTTCGCTTATATGGGATTTTTTCTAGCCACTGGCGAATGGGCCGGATTCAAGCCTTTTGCCTTGCTGACCGTGGCCATGGTGGCTGTACGTTCTTTTGCCATGGCGGTGAACAGACTTTTCGATATTAATATTGATAGCGAAAACCCGCGTACACGGACCCGTCCGCTGGTGACCGGGGAACTTACTCCGTTTTTTACTTTTTGCTTTATCGTGGTCTGTGCTGTTGTTTTCGTTTTCGCTTGTAAGGGCATGAATGAACTTTGTTACAAGCTTTCATATTTTGCGCTGGGTTGGTCAGCTTTTTATTCTTTGACCAAGCGTTTTACCATGCTTTGCCACTTTGTGCTCGGTTCCGTGCTGGGACTGGCCCCGGTCGCCGGCTGGCTGTGCGTTGATCCAGCTTTTTCCCTGCCTGCGATACTGTTCTTTTTCGGGGTGATGTTCTGGGTGGCCGGTTTTGATATTCTTTACGCCACACAGGACCGCAAGTTTGACCGCAAGCGAGGACTGAATTCTGTTCCTGCCAACCTAGGAATTCAAAAGGCCCTGACCATTTCTACTTTCAGCCATATCAACACGGTGATATTTTTCGCGCTGGCCGGTCTGTCAGCAGGACTGGGCTGGGTTTATTTCACTACCCTTGCTGTTGTTGGCGGAGTTCTTATTTTCGAGCATCAGGTTATTTCCGCTGAGGACATGAGCCGGGTGAATATGGCCTTTTTTACTTTGAACGGGGTTATATCAGTGGTGCTTTTCTTCGGGGCGTTTGCTGATATAATGCTATAAATAAAATGTTTAAAAAAATAATAAAGTTTGTTCTTTGTTAAGAATATGTTACGGGTTCAGTGTTATGCGCTGAGCCCGTTTGTCTTTTTATGCTAATCCAAAACGTCTAGACAAGCCCTTATAAACTGTTTAGAAGCGAATTTGCGAGGTTTTAAGGTTCGGTTTTGGACGGCTTGAAATATCTTTTGTTTTGTCGGCATCATGTTGCGCCGGAAGCTGTATTGCAATCCAATTGTTACAGTCTGGGGTGTCTTATCCGGATGACAATATCAGTGTGAAAGTCGGCAGGAATGGATGGGCGGATGATTTCATAAGTTATTCGTTTTTTAGCTGGGAGAACTGACATGGAGAATGGAAATGGAAAATTCCTGCGTGTGGTTGCGGGGATTTATTTGGGAGTGCTTTTCGCCGCGGGAGTACTCTGTGGCATAATTCTAACCGTTTACAGTAAAGAATCATGGGCTGTGACCGGGCTGGCTGCCGGGTTTATAGCGTTGCTGGTTCTACTGGGAATTGGAATTTTTACTGTCCTTAAAAAACAGGTTGTCCGACCTGTGGAATGTCTTACAAATTTTGCTGGCCTTGTGATTGAAGGCAGGTATTCGGATGCTGATAAATGCAGTACGCCCGGTCTGGATGGGTTGCGCGCTGCAATAAGCAACCTGAGTGATGCTTATAAGGAACGTCTCGGTTTCAGCAGGAGTATTCTTGAAGGATTGCCTTTAGGGTGCTGTATTGTTGATACTAATGAGCATGTCACTTTCTTGAATAATGAGATTTTGGAGATGATCGGTTCCAAAGAGCGTCCTGAATCATATCAAGGGCGCATGCTTTCTCAGGTTTTCTACCATGATGACCGTAAGTCCCTTATCGGCCATTGTATGGAAAAGAATGAGCGGGCAATGAACAGGGATGTAATTTTCAAGCATGTTGATGAATCTGATGTAAATATTCTGGCCAACCTTTTTCCCCTGCACGATGTGGTCGGCAATGTCATCGGCGGCTGTTGCCTCTACATCAACACCACCGAGCTTAAGCAGCGCGAAGCGCATATTCTTGAGCAGAATGAACTTATCGCCAGAGCTGCGGAGCAGGCCGATACTGTTGTCTACGAACTCAGCAGCGCCGCCGAGCAATTACGCGGACTGGTCGATGAGGCCCGCAAGGGCGCCATGGTCCAGAGCGAGGAAGCAGGGCAGGCCGCTACCGCCATGGAAGAAATGAATGCTACTGTACTCGAAGTTGCTCGCCATGCTCAGGAAGCAGCAAGTGATGCCGATAAGGCAAAGGCTGATGCTGAAAAAGGTGAAGATATTGTAGCCGGTGTAGTCAGTGCTATTGATGAGGTTTCCGGTCAGGCAAGTTCACTGAAAGCATCCATGGAAGATCTGGATGTGAAAGCCGAAGCTATCGGTAATGTCTTGAGCGTGATTGAAGATATTGCAGACCAGACAAACCTGCTGGCCCTGAATGCGGCAATTGAGGCTGCCCGGGCTGGTGAAGCCGGGCGCGGATTTGCCGTTGTTGCCGATGAAGTGCGTAAACTTGCGGAAAAAACTGTTCAGGCAACAACCGAGGTTCATCAGGCTGTCTCCAATATTCAACAGGGGGCCAAGGCCAACGTGCAGGCCACTGAGGTTGCTGTTGATTCTGTAAACCGCAGCACTCGTCTTGCCGGGGAGTCCGGTGATGCTCTGGCCCGCATTGTATCCATGTCCGAAGAGACCGCTGACCGGATTAGATCTATTGCCACCGCCGCAGAACAGCAGGCTGCCGCAAGCGAACAGATCAACCGTTCAACTGAAACGGTGAACCGTATTTCAAACGAAACTGAGCAGGCCATGGTGGAATCTTCCTCAGCGATTGAAAAGCTGGCCCGTCTGGCCGGGGATCTTTCCGACATTATTCATGGTATGCATAATAAATAATAAAATTAAGCAAGCTAAAATTAAAGCGGGCAAATCCAACTGGATTTGCCCGCTTTTTTTATTAACAAAACATCAAAATGAACAATAAAACGGCGAAGCCTCATTAAAATTTACGGGATTCTTAAAACATTTTAATAAATCCGTATGAAAGCGGATTTGTCAGGTGCCTGAACGCACCGCAATAAAAAAGATTTAAGCCCCCGGAGGTTCCTCCGCCAGGCATTCCCCTCACAACCTGAGGAGTTTACGTTTCTTCGGTCAAAATCCGTAACGCAGGTAATCCTTTTCCCTGCGGTTGATAAGCTGGATGTAGCGGTAGCGGCTCTTTACCTGCGCTTCTTCCAGTAAAGAATAGCCCTGATTACGGCATGAATCGCAGGCGTTGGCGGGAATTTCAAGGCCGAAACCCATGGGACCGCCTTCGCGCTGGCTTTCCACTTTGAGCAATCCCCGGCAGTCTTCGCAGAGCAGCAGGGATTCGGTCTGTGATTCGGTAATGCCTTCTGTATCGTAGAAAATATTGCGGTGCCGTATGGACCATTCCCCGCTGATGACACCTTCGCTGCTTTCTGCCGGAGGATTGAAATAAATATCCTTCACGCCTTCGCAGACAGTAGCGATGTAGTTCATGATTTCATCGGATTCGCGCAGGGTTTCGGGGTTGAAACCCGGTTCTCGCACGTGGGAATAGTCAATCCCGGCCATGGCAAGGCTGATACCGAGGTTTACGTAGGGCAGGGCACCCTGAATGGCATAGCCTCCTTCCAATACTGCTATATCCGGTTTGAGCATGGAGTTGAGTGCTGCATACCCCTGTGCCGAGAAATTCATGTTGGTGATAGGATCGGTGAAATGGTTGTCCTGTCCGGCTGAGTTGATGATCAGGTCCGGCTTGAAATCTTCAAGAATCGGCATAACCGCTTTTTCCATGACCATCATGAATCCGGCGTCTGAAGTTCCGGGGGGCAGGGGGATATTCACAGTGCGTCCGAGGGCCTTGGGACCACCGGATTCTCGGGGGAAACCTGTTCCGGGATAGAGGGTGCGCCCGTCCTGATGCAGGGAGATGAACAGGGTGTCCGGGTCATGCCAGTAGACGTCTTGAGTTCCGTCGCCGTGGTGACAGTCGGTATCGACAATGGCGATACGTTTGGGGCCGTAGTTTTCACGGATGTACTCGCACATAATAGCTTCGATGTTGATGGCGCAGAATCCGCGTGAGCCCTGCACGGTCTTCATGGCGTGGTGGCCCGGAGGACGCACGAGGGCAAAAGCTCGTTCCCTTTCCCCTTCCATGATCAGTTTTGCCGCTTTGATGGCGCCGCCTGCGGAAATGCAGTGTGAGCGGGTGGCAACGGCCGCAGCTTCCGGAAAGCAGAAATGGACCCGTTCAATATCTTCGCTGGAGGCAACTTCCGGTTTATATTCGCGAATGCCTTCTATGTCGAAGAGGCCTTCTTCTCGCAGTTGGTCCTGTGTATAGAGCAGTCTCTCTTCCCTCTCCGGGTGGGTGGGGGATATGGCCCAGTCAAAGGCGGGGAAAAATATTATTCCCAGACTGTTTTCAGCCTTGAGCATTGTTAACTCCGTTTATGAATATGTCCGGTCCACGCCGGGTTTGATCTGGCATTTAACCCTGATGTTGCGTCCGACAGTGCTGGCTCCGTTGACCATATTGAAGGATGAGGAACTTGTGATCTGGGCATTGGAACCGTCTGAAGCCACATGCATTTCGCCAAGGTGGGCCAGCAGGTGGTTCATGGCATCTTTTTCAGCATCTTCGATATTGTAGCTTCGGGGAATGTTTTCGCGGTGGCCGAGGGAGGGAATGAACATGAGTCCTCGCTCGGTGTCGGCGAAAAGTTCCAGCTCGGTGGTGGTGCGGGTCAAGGCTGCGCCGATGGCGTTGGCGACATCGTAGTTCTGCGGCACCTCGGTGGAAAGACGGAATTTGCGGAAAATATCCATCTTCATAGCTTGTGCCGGTCCGCCCATGATGTAAATTTTGCGGGGGATGATTTTCCTGTTATCCAGCAGCTCATGTATTGTATAGACCGGCTGCTGGTTGATTTCATCCACCAGTTCTCGGGTGGAATCGTGAATTTTGTCCACCGCGTATCCGATGGCTTGATTTGCGAGTTGATCCATATCTAGGCCATGTTTCGCGGCAAAAGCGGAAAATCCTGATCTGGATCGTTCGGTATTGCCGCAATCGCAGGAATCTTTCCAGATCAACGCATCCGTCAGAGTCGGGATCTCGCCGCCGAACGCAATGGATGGGCCGAGGCGGTTGGGCCCGACCCGGACTTTGCCATCCAGTATTGAAATAGCAGAATCCCCGCCGATACCGATGGAATGGACTTTCAATGCCCGCACAAGGGTAGGATGGGAGCCGATATTGATGCCTTCCTGTTCAATTAGAGGGCTGCCTCCAGCGAAAATTGCGATGTCGGTGGTGGTCCCGCCGATGTCGTATATGATTGAATCATGGGTAATGTTGCACAAGGCAATAATACCCATAACACTGGCGGCCGGGCCGGAAAAAATAGATTGCACCGGAACTCTGCGTGACAGATCGAGAGGCATGGTCCCCCCGTCTGCTTTGAGAATATTTACTTTGATTTTTCTCAGTCCAGTCTCAGCCAGAGTTTCTGATATGGCATCGGCGAATTTATTGAAAACCCGCCAGACCGCGCAATTGTAGAATGCGGTGGAAATGCGGCGGGGAAAATTCAACCGTCCGGTGAGCTGGTGCCCCAGAGTGATGAAATCTGCATTGTCGCCGACAGCCAGTTCTATTTCTTTTTCATGGGCCGGATTGCGGGGGGAAAATTTTGTAACCGCAGCGTATACTTTAATCCCTGCATTGCGGCAGGAAACAATTGCTTCTTCAAGAGAAAGGTTATCCAGCCGTTTGGTTTCCGAACCGCGATGGTCCAGCGAACCGGGGATGACATGGAAATCCTTACATATCATGAACGAATGGGGGTCCAGTCCGGGGCCGGCGGAGACTATGACACCCACATCTTCGTAATTGCCTTCCACAATGGAGTTGGTGGAGAGGGTCGTACTCAGATTGAGCTGCTTTATGCGTGCCGGGTCAGTGTGGCGGAGAATTTCCCCAAGACTGTTCCTGATAGAAGACAGCAGGTTATCATGTTCAGTGGCGACCTTGACCTGTGCTTCCAGACCGTTAGGGCCTATGGCAACGGCGTCCGTATGGGTCCCGCCGACATCAATTCCGAGAAGGAGCATCTGGTAAATCCTTGAACTGTTCTCCCGCCATGGCGGAAGGCTGGTGAGAATTTAAATGGAGTAATCCGTTTCAGCTATACAAAAGAGCCTGTTTTCGGATTTTAAGCTATCCATTTTTCTAGCACCGGGCCAAGGCCGGAGTCCAGAGGTTTTACCGTCAGCGGTTTAATGCTTCCCGTGAGCGGTTTCTGCTTTCCTGTTTATGGAAGTTTTATCCTTGCTTGTTGATTCCCAGCTTTTTCATGCGTGAATCAAAGGTGGAGCGGTTGATATCTGCAGCGCGGGCGGCCCGGCTTATATTCCAGCGGTATCTTTCCAGCAGCTTCATTACATATGAATACTCCACTTCCTTCCAGGTCATGGAAGTCAGGTCGTGAGCGGAAGGGGGATGCTCCTGCGATGCCGGGGAACTGTTCTGCTGCGTTTTTTGCGGCGGAGTAGTGCCTGGATGTATAATGTGCAGGGGAAGGTCTCTGCCGGTGATGGTGTCTCCCGGAACCATGGCCTGAAATTGTTTGACCATGTTTTCAAGTTCACGGATGTTGCCCGGCCAGTTGTAGGCTCCCATTACCTTCATGGCTTCTGCTGACATTTTTTTAGGCAGCATGTGGCTATGCGCTGCTTCGCGGTTCAGGAAGTGTTCGGTGAGCAGGTTGATGTCCTCTTTGCGTTCACGCAGAGCAGGCAGTTTCAAGGGCAGTACATTCAGCCGATAGTATAGGTCTTCCCTGAATCTTCCGGAGCGCACTTCTTCTTCAAGGTTGCGGTTGGTGGCGGAAATGATGCGGATGTCGATTTTTTTGGTTTGTGTTCCGCCAAGAGGTTTAATCTCGTTTTCCTGCAGTACTCGCAGCAGTTTGGCCTGCAGGTTGATGTCCATGTCGCCGATTTCATCAAGGAATACTGTGCCTCCGTCTGCTGCCTCAAACAGGCCGGACTTATTGGTGGTGGCTCCGGTGAAAGCTCCTTTTACATAACCGAAAAGTTCACTTTCCAGCAGGTTTTCAGGAATTGCGCTGCAGTTCTGGGTCAGGAACGGCTTTTGTGCCCGTGAACTCTGGGCATGAATTGCCTCGGCAAATAATTCTTTACCAGTTCCGGATTCCCCATAGAGCAGTACCGGATAATTCGTGGCTCCGTAATTTTCGACCAGTTTCAAGGCTTTGTTTACGGATTGGCTTTTACCTACAATGGATTTGTTGTCCCTGATGCTGCTCAGGGTGCGGCTGAGCTCTGCATATTCAATGCGTTGTTTCTGGAATTCAAGTGAGTTGCGTAGTGAGATTGATCCGATATCCACCATGTCCTGCAGCATGGTCAGATAAGCTGGGTCTAGATTGAGCTGTTCCCCGCTTGTGCTGGTATCAATTACCTGCACCGCCCCGTACACTTCCTGTCCTTTAAAATGCAGAGGAAAGCATAGGATCAATTTGCTTTTTATTTTGAAATTCCGTTCAATGGAGCTGAAATGGCGTGAGTCTCCGGCTTCAGCGACGGTCATTTTCCCGTTTTTGATGACCCAGCCTACAATGCTTTGTTCCTGCGGGGATATCTGCACTCCTTTTATCTTTTCACTCTTGTTCCCCATGGCTTCAACGCATTCGTACATGTTGTCGCGCTTGAGCCATAGCGATCCTCTTTCAACATTTTGGAGTTTCAAGAGCAGGGCCAGGATCTTGGTTTGCAGCTTTTCCGGGTCCAGTTCTTGTGAAAGAGCTTTATAGTCATTGATGGATATCGTCATAGATGTTGTCTTTGGGTTGGGTTCTTCGATGGTGTTATTTGGTTATTTTTGTGAAATATCGTTAAATTAATGATGAGTCAAGATTTTATACTGTAGGAATGATTATCACTAACAAAGGATATGGAGGGGCAGCCCTTTAGTATAGCACGATTTCAGGTTTAAGGAAAGTTTTGGCACGGAAGGTGCTATGAGGTGGGTAGCTTGTTAGTCAAGTATGGACCGGAGAGCCCACTCCACCTCCCCGACCCCTCCGGGCTTTCCGGTCCATAACCTTTTCAGGAACAAATCCGATTCTATTTCTTTCAAATATACGGAGATGGTGTGATGAGTAGTGTAGAAT encodes the following:
- a CDS encoding sigma-54-dependent Fis family transcriptional regulator; the encoded protein is MTISINDYKALSQELDPEKLQTKILALLLKLQNVERGSLWLKRDNMYECVEAMGNKSEKIKGVQISPQEQSIVGWVIKNGKMTVAEAGDSRHFSSIERNFKIKSKLILCFPLHFKGQEVYGAVQVIDTSTSGEQLNLDPAYLTMLQDMVDIGSISLRNSLEFQKQRIEYAELSRTLSSIRDNKSIVGKSQSVNKALKLVENYGATNYPVLLYGESGTGKELFAEAIHAQSSRAQKPFLTQNCSAIPENLLESELFGYVKGAFTGATTNKSGLFEAADGGTVFLDEIGDMDINLQAKLLRVLQENEIKPLGGTQTKKIDIRIISATNRNLEEEVRSGRFREDLYYRLNVLPLKLPALRERKEDINLLTEHFLNREAAHSHMLPKKMSAEAMKVMGAYNWPGNIRELENMVKQFQAMVPGDTITGRDLPLHIIHPGTTPPQKTQQNSSPASQEHPPSAHDLTSMTWKEVEYSYVMKLLERYRWNISRAARAADINRSTFDSRMKKLGINKQG